Proteins encoded by one window of Lathyrus oleraceus cultivar Zhongwan6 chromosome 1, CAAS_Psat_ZW6_1.0, whole genome shotgun sequence:
- the LOC127115839 gene encoding RPM1-interacting protein 4, with the protein MANSHVPKFGNWEADNIPYSACFESARREKAGFTTNPNNPMENSETYYNKNIDADEAKSSHTYSHKANSSSMEKGSHEVLKNNSIRHSHGRSRGSKGSFTSEFGSENRRIDHSVINKDSQSVHKRSVSKGVSSNIGSFSSSNHSRHRNGRHSFNDHDDKTTTVPEFGNWDVTDPKSGEGYTVMFNKIKEERQIMSGHKIPPQNNGSNMKNQYDGSSFSLSKYCCCLFTNESK; encoded by the exons ATGGCG AATTCTCACGTTCCAAAATTCGGCAATTGGGAAGCTGACAACATTCCATACAGCGCATGCTTTGAGAGTGCACGCAGAGAAAAAGCCGGATTTACAACGAATCCAAACAATCCAATGGAAAATTCAGAGACCTACTACAACAAAAATATTGATGCTGATGAAGCGAAATCCTCTCATACTTACTCTCACAAAGCAAATTCAAGTTCAATGGAGAAAGGAAGCCATGAAGTACTGAAAAACAATTCTATACGCCATTCGCACGGCCGAAGCAGGGGAAGTAAAGGTAGCTTTACATCAGAATTTGGCAGCGAAAATCGTCGTATTGATCACTCTGTCATCAACAAAGATTCACAATCAGTTCACAAAAGGAGTGTGTCAAAAGGAGTTAGTAGTAACATTGGTAGCTTCTCTTCCTCAAATCATAGTAGACACAGAAATGGAAGACACTCTTTTAATGATCATGACGATAAAACAACGACAGTACCAGAATTCGGTAATTGGGATGTAACAGACCCGAAATCAGGAGAAGGTTATACTGTAATGTTCAACAAAATAAAAGAAGAAAGACAAATCATGTCTGGCCACAAGATTCCACCGCAAAACAACGGTTCAAATATGAAGAATCAATATGACGGATCTTCTTTCAGTTTATCTAAG TATTGTTGCTGTTTGTTTACGAACGAAAGCAAATGA
- the LOC127077225 gene encoding uncharacterized protein LOC127077225 → MEEEREKVLLTMNKDNSGLYQDGAELRKFRAYLRWVYVDQSNPCKAGLSWSLFITLAYVVPILSHFLLDCSTTCDADHTRPYHVPVQISLSAFATLSFVSLSKWDRRYGFSRFLFLDKVSEESLKIQRGYAQQMKRTMKLILLWGLPCFIAECAYKIWWYISGSSQIPYYGEIYVSSIILCTLELCSWLYRTSIFFLVCVLFRLIGYLQIQRLDEFAPVFQRETEVGSILLEHLRLRRNLRVISHRFRAFILSSLLLVTASQLIFLLMVIKPHADVDILKSGELGLVSITLVSGLYILLRSATKITHKAQSITGLAAKWHICATINSFDNIDGGETPTTAEATSTQAMAASISWGSSDEDEFGDEEDELNNTKLLPIHTHTISFNKRQALVTYMENNRAGITVYGFMLDRSWLHSIFGIQLALCLWLLNKTVGI, encoded by the exons ATGGAAGAAGAAAGAGAAAAGGTTCTTTTAACAATGAACAAAGACAATTCTGGATTATATCAAGATGGAGCAGAATTGAGAAAATTCAGAGCATATCTAAGATGGGTTTACGTGGACCAATCAAATCCATGCAAAGCTGGTTTATCTTGGTCTTTGTTTATTACACTGGCTTACGTTGTACCTATTCTATCTCACTTTCTTCTTGATTGTTCAACAACCTGCGATGCTGATCATACTCGACCGTACCATGTTCCTGTTCAGATTTCTTTGTCTGCTTTTGCTACCTTGTCTTTTGTTAGCCTCTCTAAATGGGATCGTAGATATGGGTTTAGTAGGTTTCTTTTTCTTGATAAAGTTAGTGAGGAGAGTCTCAAGATTCAACGTGGGTATGCTCAACAGATGAAG AGAACAATGAAGCTCATCTTGCTTTGGGGACTTCCCTGTTTCATAGCTGAATGTGCCTACAAGATATGGTGGTACATTTCAGGATCATCCCAAATACCATATTATGGTGAAATATATGTGAGTAGCATCATTCTGTGCACATTGGAGCTATGTTCTTGGCTTTATAGAACATCGATTTTCTTCTTGGTATGTGTCCTCTTTCGACTCATTGGCTACCTGCAAATACAAAGACTAGATGAATTTGCTCCTGTTTTTCAACGAGAGACTGAGGTAGGATCGATCTTGTTGGAGCACCTTAGATTACGAAGGAATCTACGCGTCATTAGCCACCGTTTTCGAGCTTTCATTTTGTCTTCTCTCCTTTTGGTGACAGCAAGCCAGCTCATTTTTCTTCTGATGGTTATAAAACCACATGCTGATGTTGATATCCTCAAGAGTGGAGAGCTCGGG TTAGTCTCCATCACCCTGGTTAGTGGACTTTACATACTCTTAAGAAGTGCGACCAAAATCACACATAAAGCACAATCCATCACAGGACTTGCCGCTAAGTGGCATATATGTGCTACCATAAACTCCTTTGACAACATTGACGGTGGTGAGACACCAACAACAGCAGAGGCAACTTCAACACAAGCTATGGCTGCCAGTATTAGTTGGGGATCGTCGGACGAAGATGAGTTTGGAGATGAAGAGGATGAGTTGAATAACACCAAATTACTACCAATTCATACACATACTATCTCATTCAATAAAAGACAGGCTTTAG TGACATATATGGAGAACAATAGAGCAGGAATCACTGTTTATGGATTCATGCTTGACAGATCTTGGCTTCACTCCATTTTTGGTATTCAATTGGCTCTCTGCCTTTGGCTACTTAACAAGACAGTTGGTATTTAG